In a genomic window of Nothobranchius furzeri strain GRZ-AD chromosome 14, NfurGRZ-RIMD1, whole genome shotgun sequence:
- the dzip1 gene encoding cilium assembly protein DZIP1 isoform X1: protein MPFHNGAYYPYSSLTQGTHSSDGIPSVLNSPTSHAASAPSMTPSSGASTFLPFKFRPRRESVDWRRINAVDIELVMSQLDVDALQEHISTVTFCSLDGERCQRCQSPVDPALVKLLQLSQLMVEWLLHCQDLLSLNLRAAEERLVAASLEREQLQAQSRKQEEKMKELTAELKHRRKVIRTQQSLFAPRISSSHKCPHCEKYFLNNSFLQNHLQRRHPDEFQTQLQSDEEKKSQMASLKQEISSLKQQVVQQQQDLQAKIAEEKEQQHLHRELQRELDRFKSEEMARMDRMIEDSRDGMRREIKFLCNQNFQALSEVSQPSRTKTPSPVREPERDVDRYQEMHLQAIQKLELQMKKQDRKWESKLQEIKSEHESEKNQLLKELSQVQSLVEEQQELSRKLQEKEQTIRAQREQIRTISSNPPIRVVEVPVAAETAAQKPKPKRVVLEEPVSALKLDPIQELSEEEKDSGSISEKRPAVIKSEPAPARKPKLRTGARRKSPDIKEIRPALELSLTKKLEGLGVRGDQSGLKNKELMSLLAGLSSTRDAAVKKLPDYWSCREEIASDADQRLRARWRGTQPAPEPQSRSKQPVQVMQIRPRSSSLPSRSSQVASSGATAKQPKVPQPVPRTKPTVQPKTSTPKNKTAVRIVSSRTPPFSSDEESEEETDSEEEPPQKSKLPASRLFQATPVQITASKTGPVQSKSAAAFQSSSKQSAGAAIQTAVTKMESEEEDDDWSDVSELQEIDPKQMQGFKDLNGNMNKKRSDKVQISDLARKMEQQFAERAVKKPAGGVSVLPGRRDEVQELLITDVEDRQEVTKPTLRGSGPLRKSLDSPSTSVWGTSTGKGPSSGVTEAGTGSTLKSSLCSLSDISDSEY, encoded by the exons ATG CCGTTTCACAATGGAGCCTACTACCCCTACAGCAGCCTCACCCAGGGGACTCACTCCTCAGACGGGATCCCCTCGGTCCTGAACTCCCCGACCAGCCACGCCGCATCAGCACCAAGCATGACTCCGTCCAGCGGAGCCTCCACTTTCCTCCCTTTCAAGTTCCGGCCTCGACGGGAGAGCGTGGACTGGCGGCGCATCAACGCCGTGGACATTGAACTGGTGATGAGCCAGCTGGATGTGGACGCCCTCCAGGAGCACATCAGCACCGTGACTTTCTGTAGCTTGGATGGGGAGCGGTGCCAGCGGTGCCAGAGCCCCGTGGACCCGGCTCTAGTTAAGCTCCTGCAGCTGTctcagctgatggtggagtggcTCCTGCACTGCCAGGACCTCCTCAGCTTGAACCTGCGAGCGGCAGAAGAGCGGCTGGTGGCGGCCAGCCTGGAGCGGGAACAGCTGCAGGCTCAGAGCaggaagcaggaggagaagaTGAAGGAGCTGACGGCTGAGCTGAAGCACAGAAGGAAGGTGATCCGCACCCAGCAGTCGCTGTTCGCACCGCGGATCAGCAGCAGTCACAAG TGTCCGCATTGTGAGAAATACTTCCTGAACAACTCCTTCCTCCAGAACCACCTGCAGCGCCGGCATCCGGACGAGTTCCAGACCC AGCTGCAGTCAGACGAAGAGAAGAAGTCTCAGATGGCGAGTCTGAAACAGGAGATCAGCAGCCTGAAGCAGCAGgtcgtgcagcagcagcaggatctacAGGCCAAGATCGCTGAG GAGAAGGAGCAGCAGCACCTCCACAgggagctgcagagggagctggacCGCTTCAAGTCTGAGGAGATGGCACGCATGGACCGCATGATCGAGGACAGCAGGGACGGCATGCGCCGGGAGATCAAGTTCCTCTGCAACCAGAACTTCCAGGCTCTCAGC GAAGTGAGTCAGCCGTCCAGGACGAAGACCCCCAGCCCTGTGAGAGAGCCAGAGAGAGACGTGGACCGGTACCAAGAGATGCATCTCCAAGCCATCCAGAAGCTGGAGCTTCAGATGAAGAAACAG GACAGAAAGTGGGAGTCCAAGCTGCAGGAAATAAAATCTGAACACGAATCTGAGAAGAACCAG ctgctgAAGGAGCTGAGCCAGGTGCAGtcgctggtggaggagcagcaggagctgagcaggaagctgcaggaGAAGGAGCAAACCATCCGGGCTCAGAGGGAGCAG ATCAGAACCATCTCCTCTAATCCACCCATCAGGGTGGTGGAAGTCCCAG TTGCCGCGGAAACGGCGGCCCAGAAGCCCAAACCAAAGCGAGTGGTGCTCG AGGAGCCAGTCTCTGCTCTTAAACTGGATCCTATTCAGGAGCTGTCGGAGGAGGAGAAAG ACTCCGGCAGCATCTCGGAGAAGAGGCCGGCTGTGATTAAATCTGAGCCCGCACCGGCGAGGAAACCAAAGCTGAGAACCGGCGCTCGGAGAAAGAGCCCCGACATCAAGGAGATCCGGCCCGCGCTGGAACTCTCTCTTACCAAGAAGCTGGAAGGTCTTGGGGTCAGGGGT GACCAGAGTGGCTTAAAGAACAAGGAGCTGATGTCTCTCCTGGCCGGTCTGAGCTCGACGCGAGACGCCGCCGTGAAGAAACTGCCTGATTACTGGAGCTGTCGGGAGGAGATAGCGAGCGACGCTGATCAGAGGCTCAGAGCTCGCTGGAGAGGCACCCAACCCGCTCCCGAGCCCCAGTCCAGGTCGAAACAACCTGTTCAAG TCATGCAGATCCGCCCACGATCCAGCAGCCTTCCTTCCAGATCCAGCCAGGTGGCATCATCTGGAGCCACAGCTAAGCAGCCAAAGGTCCCTCAGCCGGTTCCCAGGACCAAACCCACCGTCCAGCCCAAGACATCAACGCCCAAGAATAAGACTGCCGTCAGGATCGTCTCAAGCAG GACCCCTCCGTTCAGTTCAGATGAGGAATCTGAAGAAGAGACCGACTCGGAGGAGGAGCCTCCTCAAAAGAGCAAGTTGCCGGCGTCCAGATTATTTCAGGCCACGCCAGTCCAGATTACAGCAAGTAAAACCGGTCCAGTCCAGTCCAAGAGCGCTGCAGCCTTCCAGTCCTCCTCCAAACAATCAGCGGGAGCTGCAATCCAGACAGCCGTCACAAAGATGGAGAGCGAGGAAGAGGACGATGACTGGTCAGACGTCAGCGAGCTGCAGGAGATCGACCCAAAACAGATGCAGGGTTTCAAAGACCTGAACGGAAATATGAACAAAAAAAGATCTGATAAAG TTCAAATCAGTGACTTGGCTCGAAAAATGGAGCAGCAGTTTGCGGAGAGAGCGGTGAAGAAGCCAGCAGGGGGCGTTAGCGTCCTGCCTGGGAGGAGGGATGAGGTTCAGGAGCTACTG ATTACAGATGTGGAGGACAGACAGGAAGTGACTAAACCAACTCTCCGTGGTTCTGGACCCTTGAGGAAGAGCCTGGACTCACCTAGCACCAGCGTGTGGGGAACCTCCACAGGAAAGGGACCCAGCTCAG GTGTGACCGAAGCTGGAACAGGAAGCACCCTGAAGAGCAGCCTTTGTTCCCTCAGTGACATCAGCGACTCAGAGTACTAA
- the dzip1 gene encoding cilium assembly protein DZIP1 isoform X2, with product MPFHNGAYYPYSSLTQGTHSSDGIPSVLNSPTSHAASAPSMTPSSGASTFLPFKFRPRRESVDWRRINAVDIELVMSQLDVDALQEHISTVTFCSLDGERCQRCQSPVDPALVKLLQLSQLMVEWLLHCQDLLSLNLRAAEERLVAASLEREQLQAQSRKQEEKMKELTAELKHRRKVIRTQQSLFAPRISSSHKCPHCEKYFLNNSFLQNHLQRRHPDEFQTQLQSDEEKKSQMASLKQEISSLKQQVVQQQQDLQAKIAEEKEQQHLHRELQRELDRFKSEEMARMDRMIEDSRDGMRREIKFLCNQNFQALSEVSQPSRTKTPSPVREPERDVDRYQEMHLQAIQKLELQMKKQDRKWESKLQEIKSEHESEKNQLLKELSQVQSLVEEQQELSRKLQEKEQTIRAQREQIRTISSNPPIRVVEVPVAAETAAQKPKPKRVVLDSGSISEKRPAVIKSEPAPARKPKLRTGARRKSPDIKEIRPALELSLTKKLEGLGVRGDQSGLKNKELMSLLAGLSSTRDAAVKKLPDYWSCREEIASDADQRLRARWRGTQPAPEPQSRSKQPVQVMQIRPRSSSLPSRSSQVASSGATAKQPKVPQPVPRTKPTVQPKTSTPKNKTAVRIVSSRTPPFSSDEESEEETDSEEEPPQKSKLPASRLFQATPVQITASKTGPVQSKSAAAFQSSSKQSAGAAIQTAVTKMESEEEDDDWSDVSELQEIDPKQMQGFKDLNGNMNKKRSDKVQISDLARKMEQQFAERAVKKPAGGVSVLPGRRDEVQELLITDVEDRQEVTKPTLRGSGPLRKSLDSPSTSVWGTSTGKGPSSGVTEAGTGSTLKSSLCSLSDISDSEY from the exons ATG CCGTTTCACAATGGAGCCTACTACCCCTACAGCAGCCTCACCCAGGGGACTCACTCCTCAGACGGGATCCCCTCGGTCCTGAACTCCCCGACCAGCCACGCCGCATCAGCACCAAGCATGACTCCGTCCAGCGGAGCCTCCACTTTCCTCCCTTTCAAGTTCCGGCCTCGACGGGAGAGCGTGGACTGGCGGCGCATCAACGCCGTGGACATTGAACTGGTGATGAGCCAGCTGGATGTGGACGCCCTCCAGGAGCACATCAGCACCGTGACTTTCTGTAGCTTGGATGGGGAGCGGTGCCAGCGGTGCCAGAGCCCCGTGGACCCGGCTCTAGTTAAGCTCCTGCAGCTGTctcagctgatggtggagtggcTCCTGCACTGCCAGGACCTCCTCAGCTTGAACCTGCGAGCGGCAGAAGAGCGGCTGGTGGCGGCCAGCCTGGAGCGGGAACAGCTGCAGGCTCAGAGCaggaagcaggaggagaagaTGAAGGAGCTGACGGCTGAGCTGAAGCACAGAAGGAAGGTGATCCGCACCCAGCAGTCGCTGTTCGCACCGCGGATCAGCAGCAGTCACAAG TGTCCGCATTGTGAGAAATACTTCCTGAACAACTCCTTCCTCCAGAACCACCTGCAGCGCCGGCATCCGGACGAGTTCCAGACCC AGCTGCAGTCAGACGAAGAGAAGAAGTCTCAGATGGCGAGTCTGAAACAGGAGATCAGCAGCCTGAAGCAGCAGgtcgtgcagcagcagcaggatctacAGGCCAAGATCGCTGAG GAGAAGGAGCAGCAGCACCTCCACAgggagctgcagagggagctggacCGCTTCAAGTCTGAGGAGATGGCACGCATGGACCGCATGATCGAGGACAGCAGGGACGGCATGCGCCGGGAGATCAAGTTCCTCTGCAACCAGAACTTCCAGGCTCTCAGC GAAGTGAGTCAGCCGTCCAGGACGAAGACCCCCAGCCCTGTGAGAGAGCCAGAGAGAGACGTGGACCGGTACCAAGAGATGCATCTCCAAGCCATCCAGAAGCTGGAGCTTCAGATGAAGAAACAG GACAGAAAGTGGGAGTCCAAGCTGCAGGAAATAAAATCTGAACACGAATCTGAGAAGAACCAG ctgctgAAGGAGCTGAGCCAGGTGCAGtcgctggtggaggagcagcaggagctgagcaggaagctgcaggaGAAGGAGCAAACCATCCGGGCTCAGAGGGAGCAG ATCAGAACCATCTCCTCTAATCCACCCATCAGGGTGGTGGAAGTCCCAG TTGCCGCGGAAACGGCGGCCCAGAAGCCCAAACCAAAGCGAGTGGTGCTCG ACTCCGGCAGCATCTCGGAGAAGAGGCCGGCTGTGATTAAATCTGAGCCCGCACCGGCGAGGAAACCAAAGCTGAGAACCGGCGCTCGGAGAAAGAGCCCCGACATCAAGGAGATCCGGCCCGCGCTGGAACTCTCTCTTACCAAGAAGCTGGAAGGTCTTGGGGTCAGGGGT GACCAGAGTGGCTTAAAGAACAAGGAGCTGATGTCTCTCCTGGCCGGTCTGAGCTCGACGCGAGACGCCGCCGTGAAGAAACTGCCTGATTACTGGAGCTGTCGGGAGGAGATAGCGAGCGACGCTGATCAGAGGCTCAGAGCTCGCTGGAGAGGCACCCAACCCGCTCCCGAGCCCCAGTCCAGGTCGAAACAACCTGTTCAAG TCATGCAGATCCGCCCACGATCCAGCAGCCTTCCTTCCAGATCCAGCCAGGTGGCATCATCTGGAGCCACAGCTAAGCAGCCAAAGGTCCCTCAGCCGGTTCCCAGGACCAAACCCACCGTCCAGCCCAAGACATCAACGCCCAAGAATAAGACTGCCGTCAGGATCGTCTCAAGCAG GACCCCTCCGTTCAGTTCAGATGAGGAATCTGAAGAAGAGACCGACTCGGAGGAGGAGCCTCCTCAAAAGAGCAAGTTGCCGGCGTCCAGATTATTTCAGGCCACGCCAGTCCAGATTACAGCAAGTAAAACCGGTCCAGTCCAGTCCAAGAGCGCTGCAGCCTTCCAGTCCTCCTCCAAACAATCAGCGGGAGCTGCAATCCAGACAGCCGTCACAAAGATGGAGAGCGAGGAAGAGGACGATGACTGGTCAGACGTCAGCGAGCTGCAGGAGATCGACCCAAAACAGATGCAGGGTTTCAAAGACCTGAACGGAAATATGAACAAAAAAAGATCTGATAAAG TTCAAATCAGTGACTTGGCTCGAAAAATGGAGCAGCAGTTTGCGGAGAGAGCGGTGAAGAAGCCAGCAGGGGGCGTTAGCGTCCTGCCTGGGAGGAGGGATGAGGTTCAGGAGCTACTG ATTACAGATGTGGAGGACAGACAGGAAGTGACTAAACCAACTCTCCGTGGTTCTGGACCCTTGAGGAAGAGCCTGGACTCACCTAGCACCAGCGTGTGGGGAACCTCCACAGGAAAGGGACCCAGCTCAG GTGTGACCGAAGCTGGAACAGGAAGCACCCTGAAGAGCAGCCTTTGTTCCCTCAGTGACATCAGCGACTCAGAGTACTAA